The following are from one region of the Desulfovibrio sp. Huiquan2017 genome:
- a CDS encoding P-II family nitrogen regulator, with amino-acid sequence MKKIEIITRTFKLDEVKTALAGIGVKGMTVSEVKGFGRQGGHKEVYRGAEYQVDFVPKIKIEVVVEDDFASEVVEAARAAARTGEVGDGKIFVSPVDEVVRIRTGETGEEAI; translated from the coding sequence ATGAAAAAAATCGAGATCATCACCCGGACCTTCAAGCTCGACGAGGTCAAGACCGCCCTCGCCGGCATCGGCGTGAAGGGCATGACCGTCAGCGAGGTCAAGGGATTCGGCCGCCAGGGCGGACACAAGGAAGTCTACCGGGGCGCGGAATACCAGGTGGACTTCGTGCCCAAGATCAAGATCGAGGTCGTGGTCGAGGACGACTTCGCCTCCGAGGTGGTGGAAGCGGCCCGCGCGGCCGCACGCACCGGCGAGGTGGGCGACGGCAAGATATTCGTCTCCCCCGTGGACGAGGTGGTCCGCATCCGCACCGGCGAGACCGGCGAAGAGGCCATCTAA
- a CDS encoding ammonium transporter, with protein MNFTDNAFILVCAALVMFMTPGLALFYGGLVRSKNVLATIMQSFIMLGLMSVLWAVIGYTLSFGPDIGGLIGGFDFAFLNGVGMTNAGSPAENLPHLTFMIFQCMFAVITPALITGAFAERMKFGGFMVFSGLWLILVYAPMCHWVWGGGWMGAMGALDFAGGAVVHMSSGAAALCCAILIGKRKGHGSTAFIPHNLPMTILGAAILWFGWFGFNAGSALAADGVAANAFVTTHMATAAAALSWIIAEWLHGGKATTLGAASGAVAGLVAITPAAGFVTPMWAIVLGLGAGVLCYGGIMLKNKFGYDDALDVVGIHGLGGTYGALATGVLATVGADGLIAGNAHQLWVQFVSVVATWAFCFVMTFIIFKAVDATIGLRASDEEQDRGMDIAEHSETGYQW; from the coding sequence ATGAATTTCACCGACAACGCCTTTATCCTGGTTTGCGCTGCCTTGGTCATGTTCATGACCCCCGGGCTGGCGCTGTTTTACGGCGGTCTGGTCCGCTCGAAAAACGTTCTGGCAACCATCATGCAGTCCTTCATCATGCTCGGGCTCATGTCCGTGCTCTGGGCAGTCATCGGCTATACCCTGTCCTTCGGACCCGACATCGGCGGGCTCATCGGCGGATTCGACTTCGCCTTCCTGAACGGTGTGGGCATGACCAACGCGGGCTCCCCGGCCGAGAACCTGCCCCATCTGACCTTCATGATCTTCCAATGCATGTTCGCAGTCATCACGCCCGCCCTGATCACCGGGGCGTTCGCCGAGCGCATGAAGTTCGGCGGCTTCATGGTCTTTTCCGGCCTGTGGCTGATCCTGGTCTATGCGCCCATGTGCCACTGGGTCTGGGGCGGCGGCTGGATGGGCGCCATGGGCGCCCTGGACTTCGCGGGCGGCGCGGTGGTCCACATGAGTTCCGGCGCGGCGGCCCTGTGCTGCGCCATCCTCATCGGCAAGCGCAAGGGTCACGGTTCCACGGCCTTCATCCCGCACAACCTGCCCATGACCATCCTGGGGGCGGCCATCCTCTGGTTCGGCTGGTTCGGCTTCAACGCGGGCAGCGCCCTGGCCGCCGACGGCGTGGCCGCCAACGCCTTCGTGACCACGCACATGGCCACGGCCGCCGCGGCCCTGTCCTGGATCATCGCCGAGTGGCTGCACGGCGGCAAGGCCACCACCCTGGGCGCGGCCTCGGGCGCGGTGGCCGGATTGGTGGCCATCACCCCGGCCGCCGGGTTCGTCACCCCCATGTGGGCCATCGTGCTCGGCCTGGGCGCGGGCGTGCTGTGCTACGGCGGGATCATGCTCAAGAACAAATTCGGCTACGACGACGCCCTGGACGTGGTCGGCATCCACGGCCTGGGCGGCACCTACGGCGCCCTGGCCACAGGCGTGCTGGCCACGGTGGGAGCGGACGGCCTCATCGCGGGCAACGCGCACCAGCTGTGGGTCCAGTTCGTCTCCGTGGTGGCCACCTGGGCCTTCTGCTTCGTCATGACCTTCATCATCTTCAAAGCGGTGGACGCCACCATCGGCCTGCGGGCCAGCGACGAGGAGCAGGACAGAGGCATGGACATTGCCGAGCATTCCGAGACCGGTTATCAGTGGTAG